From the Vibrio metoecus genome, one window contains:
- the argR gene encoding transcriptional regulator ArgR, which translates to MRNVDKQDNLVRAFKALLKEERFGSQGDIVEALKNEGFDNINQSKVSRMLTKFGAVRTRNAKMEMVYCLPAELGVPTASSSLRELVLDVDYNNALVVIRTGPGAAQLIARLLDSLGKSEGILGVVAGDDTIFITPTLDVPVKELFHSVCELFEYAG; encoded by the coding sequence ATGCGTAACGTAGATAAACAAGACAACCTCGTCCGAGCTTTTAAAGCTTTGCTGAAAGAAGAGCGCTTTGGTTCACAAGGCGATATCGTTGAAGCCCTGAAAAATGAAGGTTTTGACAACATTAACCAATCTAAAGTATCGCGTATGCTGACTAAGTTTGGCGCGGTACGTACCCGTAATGCCAAAATGGAGATGGTTTACTGCTTGCCTGCCGAGTTAGGCGTTCCAACCGCCAGCAGTTCACTACGTGAGTTGGTACTCGATGTGGACTACAACAACGCGTTAGTTGTCATTCGTACTGGTCCTGGTGCTGCACAGTTGATTGCACGCCTGTTGGATTCGCTAGGTAAATCGGAAGGGATTCTAGGTGTAGTCGCTGGCGATGATACGATTTTCATTACACCGACACTCGATGTACCAGTCAAAGAGTTATTCCACTCGGTTTGTGAACTGTTTGAATACGCAGGCTAA
- a CDS encoding TAXI family TRAP transporter solute-binding subunit codes for MSLPKIIKMGAIAAAVIGSGIASAQDFITIGTGSVTGVYYPTGGAICKLVNKDRKDHNIRCSVESTGGSIYNVNTIRSGELDFGIVQSDWQYHGYNGTSEFAEQGPYKKLRAVFSLHTEPFNIIARADSGIENVKDLAGKRVNIGNPGSGDRATMQVVMDAFGWTNDSFKLASELKGSERSQALCDNKIDAFIYMVGHPNGAIKEATTSCAAKLVPATGPEIEKIVANNPYYAYSVVPAGMYSGTDQDVKSFGVAATLVTSEDVSEAVVYNVTKAVFENFDTFTRLHPAFANLKKEDMVTAGNSIPLHPGAVKYYKEVGLMK; via the coding sequence ATGTCATTACCTAAAATAATCAAGATGGGTGCTATTGCAGCCGCTGTTATCGGCTCAGGTATCGCCAGCGCACAAGATTTTATTACGATCGGTACCGGCTCGGTCACGGGTGTTTATTATCCAACGGGCGGCGCTATCTGTAAGTTGGTAAATAAAGACCGTAAAGATCACAACATTCGCTGTTCAGTTGAATCCACTGGCGGATCTATCTACAACGTTAACACCATTCGTTCTGGTGAATTGGACTTCGGCATCGTGCAGTCCGATTGGCAATACCATGGTTATAATGGTACTAGCGAATTTGCAGAGCAAGGTCCATACAAAAAACTGCGTGCCGTGTTCTCACTCCACACCGAGCCGTTCAACATTATCGCGCGTGCAGATTCAGGTATTGAAAACGTGAAAGACCTAGCAGGTAAGCGCGTTAACATCGGCAACCCTGGTTCTGGTGATCGTGCGACCATGCAAGTGGTAATGGATGCTTTCGGTTGGACCAACGACAGCTTTAAACTGGCGTCTGAGCTGAAAGGCTCTGAGCGTTCTCAAGCTCTGTGTGACAACAAGATTGATGCCTTTATCTACATGGTGGGCCATCCAAATGGTGCAATCAAAGAAGCAACGACTTCTTGCGCTGCTAAACTAGTCCCCGCTACCGGTCCTGAGATCGAAAAAATCGTAGCCAACAACCCTTACTATGCTTACAGCGTGGTGCCTGCAGGCATGTACAGCGGTACCGACCAAGATGTGAAGAGCTTCGGTGTGGCCGCTACACTAGTGACTTCTGAAGATGTCTCCGAAGCGGTGGTATACAACGTGACCAAAGCAGTATTTGAAAACTTTGATACTTTCACGCGTCTCCACCCAGCCTTCGCCAACCTGAAGAAAGAGGACATGGTCACGGCAGGTAACTCGATCCCTCTCCATCCTGGTGCTGTGAAGTACTACAAAGAAGTGGGTTTGATGAAGTAA
- a CDS encoding TRAP transporter permease, translating to MTQTTTSSPDVQEMVAQADTGARNPKGLPGRILWFVPLCWSLFQLWYASPLPFIFDFGVLNDTQARSIHLSFAVFLAFTAYPAMKGSPRDRIPLMDWVLALAGSFAAAYIYLFYAELASRSGAPTQMDVIMSVIGMILLLEATRRALGPPLMMVAALFLLYTFAGPYMPDVIAHKGASLNKAMSHLWLTTEGVFGVALGVSTSFVFLFVLFGAMLERAGAGAYFIKVAFSMLGHMRGGPAKAAVVASGLSGLVSGSSIANVVTTGTFTIPLMKRVGFPGTKAGAVEVAASTNGQLTPPIMGAAAFLMVEYVGISYVEVIKAAILPALISYIALIYIVHLEACKAGMSGLPRRNQSTLAQKLLSFTATILGLCVISALVYYGVGWTKEAFGAAATPLLTVILLVAYVGLVKISAPYAKDGLGIDEDLQFVPDIAPTLKSGLHYLLPIVVLVWCLTVERFSPGLSAFWATIFMVFILLTQRPLMALFNRTGSLGDATKEGVTDLFESLVSGARNMIGIGVATAAAGTVVGVVTLTGIGLVMTDFVEFISGGSVIMMLIFTAVISLILGMGLPTTANYIVVSTLMAPVIVTLGAEHGLIIPLIAVHLFVFYFGILADDTPPVGLAAFAAAAIAKSDPIRTGIQGFAYDIRTAILPFMFVFNTQLLLMGIDTWWHLMLTILSSITAMLLFSAATQGWWLTKTKWWEIVALLVLTFTFFRPGFWWDMVYPAQVMYAGTKLEQIVEQTPVGQPIQMIVAGENLKGEYTSKTVQLPFEDRAVGAQARIASMGLTLLNDKNRMLVEMVEFGSPAEAAGIDFDWEIRSVVVDSDRPMKEWVFLPAILLTLLLAWNQKRRIKKA from the coding sequence ATGACGCAGACAACAACATCGTCGCCCGATGTGCAAGAGATGGTGGCACAGGCGGATACCGGAGCCAGAAACCCGAAAGGTCTTCCGGGACGTATACTTTGGTTCGTGCCGCTCTGTTGGTCACTGTTCCAGCTTTGGTACGCCTCACCGCTACCCTTTATTTTCGATTTTGGCGTACTGAACGACACACAAGCACGTTCGATTCACTTATCTTTCGCCGTTTTCCTCGCTTTTACCGCTTACCCTGCAATGAAAGGCTCACCGCGCGATCGCATTCCGTTAATGGATTGGGTTTTAGCCCTAGCTGGCAGTTTTGCGGCAGCTTACATCTACCTGTTTTATGCAGAGCTCGCCAGCCGCTCAGGAGCTCCTACCCAAATGGATGTGATTATGTCTGTGATAGGCATGATCCTACTTTTGGAGGCGACCCGCCGCGCATTAGGTCCACCGCTGATGATGGTAGCGGCTTTATTTTTACTCTACACCTTCGCAGGCCCTTACATGCCTGACGTAATTGCCCACAAAGGGGCGAGCCTAAATAAGGCGATGTCACACTTATGGCTAACCACTGAAGGGGTATTTGGTGTTGCACTTGGGGTATCTACCTCGTTTGTTTTCCTATTTGTACTGTTTGGCGCCATGTTAGAACGAGCTGGGGCTGGGGCTTACTTCATCAAAGTCGCTTTCTCGATGCTCGGACATATGCGTGGTGGTCCAGCCAAAGCTGCGGTGGTTGCATCAGGACTTTCTGGACTTGTGTCCGGTTCTTCGATCGCCAACGTGGTGACTACAGGCACCTTTACCATTCCGCTCATGAAACGCGTTGGCTTTCCCGGAACCAAAGCGGGGGCCGTGGAAGTAGCCGCATCCACCAACGGCCAGTTGACTCCGCCAATCATGGGAGCAGCCGCTTTCTTGATGGTGGAATATGTCGGAATTTCTTATGTCGAAGTGATCAAAGCCGCCATTCTACCAGCGCTGATTTCCTATATCGCCTTGATCTACATTGTTCACCTTGAAGCCTGTAAGGCGGGCATGAGTGGCCTTCCTCGTCGTAACCAATCGACACTCGCTCAAAAGCTACTCTCTTTTACCGCCACGATTCTAGGCTTATGCGTGATCAGCGCACTGGTTTATTACGGTGTCGGCTGGACCAAAGAAGCCTTTGGCGCAGCGGCTACACCACTACTGACGGTTATCTTGTTAGTGGCTTACGTTGGGCTGGTAAAAATTTCCGCGCCGTATGCGAAAGACGGACTAGGAATTGATGAAGACTTACAGTTCGTCCCTGATATCGCTCCAACGTTAAAATCGGGCTTGCACTACTTACTGCCGATTGTGGTTTTGGTGTGGTGTTTAACGGTTGAACGATTCTCTCCAGGACTCTCTGCATTTTGGGCAACCATCTTTATGGTGTTCATTCTGCTCACCCAACGTCCACTAATGGCTTTATTTAACCGTACAGGCTCACTCGGTGATGCCACCAAAGAAGGTGTGACCGATCTTTTCGAAAGCTTGGTCTCTGGGGCGCGTAACATGATCGGTATCGGGGTAGCAACGGCTGCTGCGGGTACAGTTGTGGGCGTGGTAACCCTCACAGGAATTGGCCTAGTGATGACTGACTTTGTCGAGTTTATCTCTGGCGGTAGCGTCATCATGATGTTGATTTTTACCGCGGTGATCAGCTTGATCCTCGGTATGGGTTTGCCAACCACAGCCAACTACATTGTGGTCTCCACCTTGATGGCTCCCGTGATCGTCACATTAGGTGCTGAGCATGGCTTGATCATCCCTCTGATTGCGGTGCATCTGTTCGTGTTCTACTTCGGTATCTTGGCTGATGATACACCGCCGGTTGGTCTCGCTGCTTTTGCTGCCGCGGCGATCGCCAAATCGGACCCTATCCGAACGGGTATTCAAGGTTTCGCTTACGACATACGGACGGCGATCCTGCCTTTCATGTTTGTGTTTAACACCCAACTCTTACTAATGGGGATTGATACTTGGTGGCACTTAATGCTCACCATACTCTCTTCCATTACGGCCATGTTGTTGTTTTCCGCAGCAACACAGGGATGGTGGTTAACCAAAACCAAATGGTGGGAAATCGTCGCGCTACTGGTACTGACCTTTACTTTCTTCCGCCCCGGTTTTTGGTGGGACATGGTCTACCCAGCTCAAGTCATGTATGCCGGCACCAAGTTAGAGCAGATTGTGGAGCAAACGCCTGTAGGCCAACCGATCCAAATGATTGTGGCTGGGGAAAATCTCAAAGGCGAATACACCTCCAAAACCGTACAGTTACCGTTTGAAGATCGCGCTGTCGGCGCTCAAGCACGGATTGCGTCTATGGGCTTAACCCTGCTCAATGATAAAAACCGCATGTTGGTCGAAATGGTGGAATTCGGTAGCCCAGCCGAAGCGGCAGGTATCGACTTTGATTGGGAAATTCGTTCAGTCGTGGTCGATAGCGATCGTCCGATGAAAGAGTGGGTATTCCTGCCAGCAATTTTGCTCACTCTGCTGCTGGCTTGGAACCAAAAAAGACGGATAAAAAAGGCATAA
- a CDS encoding universal stress protein has product MYKHILVPVDLNEQGFADKAVQLAVWHAKHSNAEIHLLNVLPGIHMSMVATYFPKDAAAQMKNDVRAQLKAFADKHIDEEIVYKLHIAEGKAYATILDYAERLGADLIVMPSHKRSRIDKVMLGSVASKVVENSPINVLVVKPQG; this is encoded by the coding sequence ATGTATAAACATATTCTTGTTCCGGTTGATTTGAATGAACAAGGCTTTGCTGACAAAGCGGTTCAGCTTGCAGTCTGGCATGCCAAACATTCCAACGCCGAAATTCACTTGCTGAACGTGTTGCCAGGCATTCACATGTCGATGGTGGCGACCTATTTTCCAAAAGATGCCGCAGCACAAATGAAAAATGATGTGCGTGCTCAGCTCAAAGCATTTGCTGATAAACATATTGATGAAGAGATTGTTTACAAGCTGCACATTGCAGAAGGCAAAGCTTACGCGACCATCCTTGATTATGCGGAGCGTTTAGGTGCGGACCTTATCGTCATGCCTAGCCACAAACGTTCACGCATTGATAAAGTCATGCTCGGCTCTGTGGCAAGCAAAGTGGTAGAAAACTCCCCGATCAACGTATTGGTCGTTAAGCCACAAGGTTAA
- a CDS encoding DUF2061 domain-containing protein, whose translation MKKTLSFAAIHFTIAFTVAYVLTGDVLLGSLIAMLEPMVNTVAFYFHEKAWANSPTLRRFAGDTRIKTASFATIHFSVAFSVAYLLTGSWLVGGVMAMIEPSINTCAYYFHEKVWQSKHSGHFGCAH comes from the coding sequence ATGAAAAAGACATTAAGTTTTGCAGCAATACATTTTACCATCGCATTTACGGTAGCGTATGTACTGACAGGTGATGTCCTTCTCGGCAGCCTGATTGCGATGCTCGAACCTATGGTGAACACTGTCGCGTTTTACTTCCATGAAAAAGCATGGGCCAATTCGCCAACGTTGCGCCGCTTTGCGGGCGATACCCGAATCAAAACCGCTAGCTTCGCGACCATCCACTTTAGCGTGGCGTTTAGTGTAGCTTACCTGTTGACGGGAAGTTGGTTAGTGGGTGGGGTGATGGCGATGATCGAACCGAGCATCAATACCTGTGCCTACTACTTCCATGAGAAAGTATGGCAAAGCAAACATTCAGGCCATTTTGGTTGTGCTCACTAA
- a CDS encoding glycosyl hydrolase 2 galactose-binding domain-containing protein has translation MQLSLAGLWQLSPLTDLSIPQDDITFPAPLSAVLPKTLSEEEIAEQEWHLMHDIEVDEDLLSFAAIDLVLEGIDYHAEVRLNGGALFDCDGSQAIYRKDIRPLLKLGRNRFEILFLEADEDWLLDEEATDLCFLGEQDAPSYDQRIGIWKAPYLQCIRHLRLNHVSTEQVWHHSGCELLVNLFFTTYSPGLVSAAVKFDGRTYQVPIDVRSDHASVLFQVDAPKIYDVHHPRPEDLYLVSVQLDGQTKRFQLGLSEAHCVSHFPL, from the coding sequence ATGCAGCTCTCACTCGCCGGTCTTTGGCAGCTTTCACCGCTGACGGATCTCTCTATCCCCCAAGATGACATTACCTTTCCTGCACCATTAAGTGCGGTGCTACCCAAAACGCTAAGTGAAGAGGAAATCGCTGAGCAAGAGTGGCATTTAATGCATGATATTGAAGTGGATGAAGACCTACTGAGCTTTGCGGCGATTGATCTGGTGTTGGAAGGCATTGATTACCATGCGGAAGTGCGCCTCAATGGCGGCGCGCTGTTTGACTGTGATGGCTCACAAGCGATTTACCGTAAAGACATTCGCCCCTTGTTAAAACTAGGGCGTAACCGATTTGAAATTTTGTTTTTGGAAGCGGATGAGGATTGGTTGCTAGATGAAGAGGCGACAGATCTCTGCTTTTTAGGTGAGCAGGATGCACCCAGTTACGATCAGCGAATCGGGATCTGGAAAGCGCCTTACCTGCAATGTATTCGGCATCTACGCCTAAACCATGTTTCAACCGAGCAAGTTTGGCACCACAGTGGCTGTGAGTTGTTGGTGAACCTGTTTTTCACCACTTACTCCCCTGGGCTAGTTTCTGCTGCGGTAAAATTTGATGGGCGGACTTATCAAGTGCCGATTGATGTGCGCAGTGATCACGCGAGCGTGCTGTTTCAGGTTGATGCCCCCAAGATTTACGATGTACATCATCCTCGACCTGAAGATCTTTACTTGGTCTCCGTACAACTGGATGGCCAAACTAAGCGTTTTCAGTTGGGGTTGAGTGAAGCGCACTGCGTCAGCCATTTTCCTCTGTAG
- the rraB gene encoding ribonuclease E inhibitor RraB, giving the protein MSHQDDYLSVEELIEIQKEETRDIIQALLEDGSDPDALYEIEHHLFAEEFDKLEKAAVEAFKMGFEVLEAEETEDEDGNKLLCFDATMQSALDAKLIDEQVEKLVNLAEKFDIIYDGWGTYYEGEDALYPDEDEDEDDEQ; this is encoded by the coding sequence ATGTCTCACCAAGATGATTATCTATCTGTAGAAGAATTAATCGAGATCCAAAAGGAAGAGACTCGCGACATCATTCAGGCCCTGCTCGAAGATGGTAGTGATCCAGATGCCTTGTATGAGATCGAACACCATCTGTTTGCAGAAGAATTCGATAAGCTGGAAAAAGCCGCAGTAGAAGCATTCAAAATGGGCTTTGAAGTGCTTGAAGCAGAAGAAACTGAAGATGAAGATGGTAACAAGCTGCTGTGCTTTGATGCGACCATGCAATCGGCTTTGGATGCCAAACTGATTGATGAACAAGTGGAAAAGCTGGTTAATCTGGCCGAAAAATTCGACATCATCTACGACGGTTGGGGTACTTACTACGAAGGTGAAGACGCCTTGTACCCTGACGAAGATGAGGATGAAGACGACGAGCAGTAA
- a CDS encoding hybrid-cluster NAD(P)-dependent oxidoreductase, whose amino-acid sequence MSAWAEQDNETLVCVRKWQETPDCVSFELADPHRERHFNFKPGQFANLGFSINGQTVYRSYSISSQAQQPYLRFTVKRVAQGLVSQHVVDELTLGDSVTAMKPQGRFNSTDCAPKSRVLLISAGCGITPVMAMAKAWLTEQSDKQNDAREIDFLHIARNPEQTIYWQELQQLAAQHSNFHLKLLLKDAGESGFAQGRLTQETLIEQVPDVLERSVYLCGPEGFMQDVSGYLQALGFDMAHFHQESFSPEMTSLNEEDAAPTVRQQVKIRVPAFGVEVDAPSEKVLLEALETGKLPIIAACRSGICGSCKCRVLDGRVRRLSQETLSEEEIEQGYVLACSTLAESDVELALN is encoded by the coding sequence ATGTCTGCATGGGCAGAACAAGACAATGAAACCTTGGTTTGTGTGCGTAAATGGCAAGAAACCCCAGATTGTGTGAGCTTTGAGTTGGCGGATCCGCATCGTGAGCGCCACTTCAACTTTAAGCCGGGGCAGTTCGCGAATTTAGGTTTTTCCATTAATGGGCAGACGGTGTACCGCTCTTACTCCATCAGCTCGCAGGCTCAGCAGCCGTATTTACGTTTTACGGTAAAGCGAGTCGCGCAGGGGTTGGTGTCGCAACATGTGGTGGATGAGTTGACGTTGGGGGATAGCGTAACGGCCATGAAACCCCAAGGCCGCTTCAATAGCACCGATTGTGCTCCCAAATCCCGTGTATTACTGATCAGCGCGGGGTGTGGCATCACGCCAGTCATGGCGATGGCCAAAGCTTGGTTAACCGAACAGAGCGATAAACAGAACGATGCAAGAGAGATCGATTTTCTGCATATCGCACGCAATCCAGAACAAACCATCTATTGGCAAGAGTTGCAGCAGTTAGCGGCGCAGCATTCGAATTTCCACTTGAAGCTGTTACTCAAAGACGCGGGTGAGAGTGGCTTTGCCCAAGGTCGTTTAACTCAGGAAACTTTGATTGAACAGGTTCCGGATGTGTTGGAAAGAAGCGTGTATCTGTGTGGGCCGGAAGGGTTTATGCAGGATGTGAGTGGTTATTTACAAGCACTTGGCTTTGATATGGCGCATTTCCATCAAGAGAGTTTTTCTCCTGAAATGACGTCACTCAATGAGGAGGATGCTGCTCCCACTGTTCGCCAGCAAGTGAAAATTCGCGTGCCTGCCTTTGGAGTAGAGGTGGATGCGCCGAGTGAAAAAGTGCTGTTAGAAGCGTTAGAAACCGGAAAGCTGCCGATCATTGCGGCTTGTCGCAGCGGTATTTGTGGTTCGTGTAAATGCCGCGTGCTAGATGGTCGTGTCCGTCGTTTAAGCCAAGAAACGCTGAGCGAAGAGGAGATTGAGCAAGGCTATGTGTTGGCTTGTTCGACGTTGGCGGAATCGGATGTGGAATTGGCACTCAACTGA
- the hcp gene encoding hydroxylamine reductase: MFCIQCEQTIQTPIAKGCAYAQGMCGKTAEVSDLQDVLVYALQGVSFWANLGRACGVAIPEIDQWAPKAFFATLTNVNFDPERIVELAQQAESYKQQLEQQVRAAAVLTGFELPALSPAAQFSLPTDKTDILAFAPAAAVNRGKESLHEDVIGLRLLCLYGLKGAAAYLEHARVLGQTDAELYAQYHQIMAWLGTDPVELSALLDTAMQIGLMNYRIMEILDKGETETFGHPEPTTVNVKPVKGKCILVSGHDLHDLEKILQQTQGMGINVYTNGEMLPAHAYPELKKYPHLVGNYGSAWQNQQKEFANFPGAIVMTSNCLLNPNVGQYADRLFTRSIVGWPGVAHIEGDDFSTVIECALAQEGFKHDEIEHLITVGFGRNALMAAAPAVVEQVKLGNIKHFFLVGGCDGDKAERNYYQDFTAQAPEDSVILTLACGKFRFNKNEFGAINGIPRLLDVGQCNDAYSAIQLALALAETFECGVNDLPLTLVLSWFEQKAIVILLTLLALGVKGIYTGPTAPAFLTPNLMAILQQQFDLRSITTAEDDLRTILAA, translated from the coding sequence ATGTTCTGTATTCAATGTGAGCAAACCATTCAAACCCCAATCGCGAAAGGGTGTGCCTATGCCCAAGGGATGTGCGGTAAAACCGCAGAGGTGTCGGACTTACAAGATGTGTTGGTTTACGCGCTGCAAGGTGTCTCTTTTTGGGCCAATCTAGGTCGTGCTTGTGGTGTGGCCATTCCTGAAATTGACCAATGGGCACCGAAAGCCTTTTTCGCCACGCTCACCAACGTTAACTTTGATCCAGAACGCATTGTTGAACTAGCGCAGCAAGCGGAAAGCTATAAACAGCAGCTAGAACAACAAGTCCGTGCGGCTGCGGTATTAACCGGTTTTGAGCTTCCTGCGTTGTCACCGGCGGCGCAATTTTCTCTACCGACCGATAAAACCGACATCTTGGCATTTGCTCCAGCAGCAGCGGTAAACCGCGGCAAAGAGAGTTTGCATGAAGATGTGATTGGTTTGCGCCTGCTCTGTTTGTATGGCTTGAAAGGGGCGGCGGCTTATCTGGAACATGCGCGTGTGTTAGGGCAAACGGATGCTGAGCTGTATGCGCAGTACCATCAAATCATGGCATGGTTGGGCACCGATCCTGTGGAGTTGAGTGCGCTCTTGGATACGGCGATGCAAATTGGCCTGATGAACTACCGCATCATGGAAATCTTAGATAAAGGCGAAACCGAAACCTTTGGTCATCCAGAGCCGACTACGGTGAACGTCAAACCCGTCAAAGGCAAATGTATTCTGGTGTCTGGCCATGATCTGCATGATTTAGAGAAAATCTTGCAACAGACCCAAGGCATGGGGATCAACGTCTACACCAATGGTGAAATGTTGCCTGCACATGCTTACCCAGAACTGAAAAAATACCCGCACTTGGTAGGTAACTACGGCAGTGCTTGGCAAAACCAGCAGAAAGAATTTGCGAACTTCCCCGGCGCGATCGTGATGACCTCGAACTGCCTGCTTAACCCCAATGTGGGGCAATATGCGGATCGCCTGTTTACTCGTAGCATTGTTGGCTGGCCGGGTGTGGCGCATATCGAAGGGGACGATTTCTCAACCGTGATTGAATGTGCACTGGCACAAGAAGGTTTTAAGCACGATGAGATTGAGCATCTGATCACCGTGGGTTTTGGACGTAATGCCTTAATGGCAGCAGCGCCTGCGGTGGTTGAGCAAGTCAAATTAGGCAACATCAAGCACTTCTTCTTGGTCGGCGGCTGTGACGGTGATAAAGCGGAGCGCAATTACTATCAAGACTTTACTGCGCAAGCGCCGGAAGACAGTGTGATTCTGACCTTGGCTTGCGGTAAGTTCCGCTTCAACAAAAATGAGTTCGGCGCGATCAACGGTATTCCACGTTTGCTCGATGTGGGTCAGTGCAATGATGCGTATTCTGCCATTCAACTGGCGCTTGCGCTTGCGGAAACTTTCGAGTGTGGAGTGAACGATCTGCCGCTGACTTTGGTGCTCTCGTGGTTCGAGCAAAAAGCGATCGTGATCCTGCTTACCTTGCTCGCGCTGGGTGTAAAAGGCATTTACACCGGTCCTACCGCGCCCGCTTTCCTCACGCCAAATCTGATGGCGATCCTGCAACAGCAGTTTGATCTACGCAGTATTACCACAGCGGAAGACGATCTGCGCACCATTCTGGCGGCATAA
- the tldD gene encoding metalloprotease TldD: MTMNHIEAALLAPAGLSEQDIADTLSSIATRQIDYADIYFQSSWHESLVLEDSIIKDGSFNIDCGVGVRAVSGEKTGFAYSDQIQLEGLKQSAIAARGIAQQGQNLTVQAFKRAQHPQFYGANNPLESWEKQQKTELLKQLDAYIRTKEPLITEVSVSLSGVHEQILVAATDGTYAGDVRPLVRLSISVLAQKGDRRERGSAGGGGRFGYDYFLQEEAGQKIAFSFADEAIRQALVNLEAVAAPAGTMPVVLGSGWPGVLLHEAVGHGLEGDFNRKGSSVFAGKVGKKVTSDLCTIVDDGTLKDLRGSLNVDDEGVSGQYNVLIEKGILKGYIQDKLNARLMGVAPTGNGRRESYAHLPMPRMTNTYMLPGEHSPEEIIASVKKGIYAPNFGGGQVDITSGKFVFSASEAYLIENGKITRPIKGATLIGSGIEAMQQVSMVGNDLALDRGVGVCGKAGQSVPVGVGQPTLKLDALTVGGTE, encoded by the coding sequence ATGACGATGAACCACATTGAAGCGGCACTGCTAGCGCCTGCCGGACTGAGCGAACAAGATATTGCCGATACCCTGTCCAGTATTGCGACTCGCCAGATTGATTATGCGGATATTTATTTCCAGTCCAGTTGGCATGAATCTCTGGTGCTGGAAGACAGCATCATTAAAGATGGCTCATTCAATATTGATTGTGGGGTCGGTGTTCGTGCGGTCAGTGGTGAAAAAACCGGTTTTGCTTATTCCGACCAAATTCAGTTAGAAGGCTTAAAGCAAAGTGCTATCGCGGCGCGTGGTATTGCTCAGCAAGGCCAAAATCTGACGGTACAAGCCTTCAAACGTGCGCAGCATCCACAGTTTTATGGTGCGAATAACCCACTGGAAAGTTGGGAAAAACAGCAAAAAACGGAACTTCTGAAACAACTGGATGCGTACATTCGTACCAAAGAGCCACTCATCACCGAAGTGTCAGTCAGCTTAAGTGGTGTGCATGAACAGATTTTAGTAGCCGCAACCGATGGCACTTATGCCGGAGATGTTCGTCCTCTGGTACGCCTTTCGATCAGTGTGTTGGCGCAAAAAGGCGATCGCCGTGAGCGTGGTAGCGCCGGTGGTGGTGGCCGCTTTGGCTATGATTACTTTTTACAAGAAGAAGCCGGACAAAAAATCGCGTTTTCTTTCGCCGATGAAGCGATTCGCCAAGCGCTAGTTAACCTTGAAGCGGTAGCGGCTCCAGCGGGTACTATGCCTGTGGTATTAGGCTCTGGTTGGCCGGGTGTTCTGCTGCATGAAGCAGTCGGTCATGGCCTTGAAGGCGACTTCAACCGTAAAGGTTCGTCTGTTTTTGCGGGTAAAGTGGGTAAAAAAGTGACTTCCGATCTGTGTACGATCGTGGATGACGGTACGCTGAAAGATCTGCGTGGCTCACTCAACGTGGATGATGAAGGGGTGAGTGGTCAATACAACGTGCTGATCGAAAAAGGCATTTTGAAAGGCTACATCCAAGACAAACTCAATGCCCGTTTAATGGGTGTGGCACCGACGGGTAACGGACGACGTGAGTCTTACGCTCATCTGCCTATGCCGCGTATGACCAATACTTACATGCTGCCGGGTGAACACTCACCAGAAGAGATCATCGCTTCGGTGAAAAAAGGCATCTACGCCCCGAACTTTGGTGGCGGTCAGGTTGATATCACCTCCGGTAAGTTTGTGTTCTCTGCCTCTGAAGCTTACTTGATTGAAAATGGCAAAATCACCCGTCCAATCAAAGGTGCCACCCTGATTGGTTCTGGAATTGAAGCCATGCAACAGGTCTCTATGGTGGGTAACGATCTGGCGCTGGATCGCGGTGTTGGCGTGTGTGGTAAAGCGGGACAAAGCGTGCCTGTTGGCGTTGGTCAGCCTACATTGAAGTTGGATGCTCTGACAGTGGGTGGCACTGAGTAA